CCCTATGTGCCCAAGTTCGACACGCCGGAGTTCTCGCGCACCGGATGGCTGGAAGAAGCCCAAAAGAACGCCCGGAAAACCCGTGCGGACGAACGGTTTAAATAGACCCTAATAAGGAAGCAATTATGAAAACGATCAAGCGGTTAACCGTTTTGATGATGCTTATCCCGGTCCTTTTCTGGACGGGATGCTTATACAACGAAAACGCTGCAACATCTCAGGCGACGCCCGAAGCCGTATTCACACTCCGGCTCATGCACGTGAACGACGTCCATTCCCATTTGGAGGAAATTCCCGCCAGCCTGATTCTGGACGGAGAAAAAACCTACCTGACCTTGGGCGGCATGGGCCGCCTGGCTTACAAGGTCAAGAAAGTTCGGGGGGAATATCCCCAATCTTTGCTCCTGTGCGCCGGAGACGCCGTGCAGGGGACTTTGTACTTTCCCACCCATAAAGGAAAGGCCGAGGCCGATTTTATGAATCACTTGGGATTCGACGCCATGGTCTTGGGAAATCACGAGTTCGATAAAGGAAGCGTTTTTACGAGACAATTCGCCAGCGAAATGAATTTCCCCGTCCTGGCGGCCAATATGATCATGAAAACGAACGGAGCGGGGGTGTTCAAGCCGTACACCATTAAAAAAGTCGGCGGAGAAGAGGTGGCGATAATTGGGCTGATAACGCCGGAAACGGCCACGATTTCCAATGCCGGGCCCTACGTAGTATTCAATGATGAAATCAAGACAGCTCAACAAATGATCGCCAAGATTGAAGAACAGGGAATCAATAAAATCATCGTCCTTTCCCATTTGGGATACGGCCGGGACATGGCCCTGGCCAAGGCGGTCCCGGGCATTGACGTGATCGTAGGCGGGCATACCCACACCCTTTTGGGAGATTTTTCATCTGTAGGCATGAAAGCCAGCGGCCCCTATCCCACCGTAATCATGAACCCGGAAAACGAACCCGTGTACATTGTCCAAGCCTGGGATTGGGCCAAGGGATTGGGAATTCTCGACGTGAAATTTGACCAGGAAGGAGAAGTGGTCCAATGCGGCGGCCGTTTCACCCTTCTGGCCGGGGACGATTTCCTGAGAAAGAACGCTTCCGGAAAAAAGACGCCGGTCTCTCCGGAGGTTAAACAGGCCATTATGGCGTCCATACAAAGCAATCCGGAAATCGAAGCGACCCCGAAAGACCCGGAAGCCATGGCTCTGTTGGCCAAGTATTCCCAGGGAGTGGAAGCATACCGCCATCAAGTTGTAGCAAAGGTCGGCCGGGATTTGCTCAACGTGCGCATTCCGGGCTCCGCCCATCCCGAAACCGGCGAAGTACTGAAACAAGGAAGCATGGTCGCGCCCCTTATCGCCCAAAGTATGCTCGATAAATGCCGGAGCGTGGGCCAGAACGTCCAATTGAGCATCCTAAACGCTGGAGGAGCAAGGACTGACGTCCAGGCCGGCCCCTTGACCGTGGCGGATGTTTATAACCTGCTGCCTTTCGGCAACACCGTATACGTCCTGGACCTTTCCGGCCAGGAAATCAGACGGGCCATTGAAGAAGCCGTGGAT
This genomic stretch from Desulfatibacillum aliphaticivorans DSM 15576 harbors:
- a CDS encoding bifunctional metallophosphatase/5'-nucleotidase, yielding MKTIKRLTVLMMLIPVLFWTGCLYNENAATSQATPEAVFTLRLMHVNDVHSHLEEIPASLILDGEKTYLTLGGMGRLAYKVKKVRGEYPQSLLLCAGDAVQGTLYFPTHKGKAEADFMNHLGFDAMVLGNHEFDKGSVFTRQFASEMNFPVLAANMIMKTNGAGVFKPYTIKKVGGEEVAIIGLITPETATISNAGPYVVFNDEIKTAQQMIAKIEEQGINKIIVLSHLGYGRDMALAKAVPGIDVIVGGHTHTLLGDFSSVGMKASGPYPTVIMNPENEPVYIVQAWDWAKGLGILDVKFDQEGEVVQCGGRFTLLAGDDFLRKNASGKKTPVSPEVKQAIMASIQSNPEIEATPKDPEAMALLAKYSQGVEAYRHQVVAKVGRDLLNVRIPGSAHPETGEVLKQGSMVAPLIAQSMLDKCRSVGQNVQLSILNAGGARTDVQAGPLTVADVYNLLPFGNTVYVLDLSGQEIRRAIEEAVDQAFDPVKPNAGGFPYLAGGRFDVVKDNAPGQRVSGLEYMDDAGKWTAIKDGESYKVAVNGFMAHGGDGYSILAKSKGERLDTGFVDAEVFMEYAKSRRVLQPLPYACVEMK